A window of Drosophila sulfurigaster albostrigata strain 15112-1811.04 chromosome X, ASM2355843v2, whole genome shotgun sequence genomic DNA:
AAGGACACGGCGATGGAGGCCAACACTTTGCCATGGAGCCACAGGATCAGACCGCTGTCGTCGGCTCACGCGTCACGCTGCCGTGTCGCGTCATGCAAAAGGTCGGTGCACTGCAATGGACCAAGGATGACTTTGGCCTCGGCCAACATCGCAATCTCAGCGGCTTCGAGCGCTACTCGATGGTGGGCAGCGATGAGGAGGGCGATTTCTCGCTCGACATTTATCCGCTGATGCTCGACGACGATGCCAAATACCAATGCCAGGTGGGACCCGGGCCACAGGGTGAGCAGGGCATACGATCGCGATTCGCCAATCTGACGGTCCTTGTGCCACCCGAGGCGCCAAAGATACTACAGGGTGACTATCTGGTGACCACCGAGGATCGTGAAATTGAACTCGAATGCGTGTCGGTGGGCGGCAAACCAGCTGCGGAAATCACCTGGATCGATGGCCTGGGCAATGTCCTCACCGCCGAGAGTTTCTTTGAACCGCTCGCCGATTCCAGACGCGTCACCACCAAATCCGTCCTCAAGCTGGCgcccaaaaagaaatatcaCAATACGACAATCACGTGTCAGGCGCAAAACACCGCCGATCGCACATATCGCTCAGCCAAGGTGCTGCTTGAGGTGAAGTATGCGCCCAAGGTGTCCGTTTCAGTGGTGGGCGGTGCTCTCGCCGAGGGACGCATCCTGGAGGGCTCTGAGGTCATTCTCGGCTGCCAGGCGGATGCGAATCCGCACGAGGTCAACTATCGCTGGTTCATCAATGACGAGCTCATGACTGGTGACTTTACCACCAAAATGGTAAGTATGTGACTTGAAATTAGGGAATTGGAAATTAAGTCGAGACTGTTAAACgaatatttcataaatgaTTTGACACCTTTTCTGATATTCCCAATGAAAAGTTCTACATAACTTTATGGGTAGattgaaaaattcaatttcgttAAATAGAACATTATTgagcaaataattatttatacaatacCTACATATGTATCTCTTTATGGGGTACTTAATCCATATGAtgacattttataaaatataccataacaaTGAAGTTTaagtcaaaaataaaatcattatatttgatttaaatagaAATGCCGAAAAGTTCTTTAAAGTTTTCTAGAATATCTCtttatacttaatttaataaaatttcattcaaatatataaaatgaatctAAATAAAGCTAAACCTGAAATCTAAGAGATTTGATTAAAATGATTCCATTTGAAAGAACATTTTgcagaaaatttattttttaacttaataattgaaatatgaataaaaaccccgatttttcttttacatCACTCTATTccaaaaagtaatttaaagtATAACATTAAAGAAACGAAACTTGATAAagttgtaaattgaatttaagcgATTTGATTAATGTGTTACATAATTCAGATttgatttaaagaaaaatgttcagACAATTTGTTCATTAACATAAAATTGAagtatgccaaaaaaaaaagcgatttCTCATTAACTCATTTACGTTCactcttttaaaattaataattttaaaatatataaatatcaaaagtgcagataataatttaaaggTTTACAAAACCAAATTGGGATACAATCAATTTTGTTGCAaggaaaatttgaattaaaattaatgatttcTTGACAGTAGTCAACAGTTTAGTGAACAAGAAGCTagctaaatatttgttttctctcCTAATTAATCCCTGTTTGCTTCTTCCATAGATCATACACAATGTAACGCGACAATATGACGAGGCGATCGTCAAATGCGAAGTGGTCAATGCCGTTGGCAAGAGCGAGGAAACCGAAACACTCGACATCAGCTGTAAGTTGGCTGCATTCTTTGACACCTTCAAAAAACCTTTACTAAAGAACTTTCTATTTGTTTGTGCAGATGGTCCCGTGTTTCGACAACGACCCGCCAGCAAGGAGGCGGACTTGGGCGCCACTGTAACGATGCGCTGTGAAGTGGCCGGAAATCCTGCGCCGAAGATCGAATGGATCAGCGAGAACTCCGATCGGGTAAGTTCAATAAAATACCAAGCGATAAACTCGAGCTAAattcctctctctcgctctctctcttaagGTTGTGGGAAACTCACCGGAACTGAAGATCAAGGTGAGCAGCAATACGGCGGGACGTTACTTCTGTAAGGCGACGGTCGAGGGTTTTTCCGAGATCGGTGCCGAGGCCACGATCTATGTGAAACGTGCACCGATCATCACCTCACAAAAGGTGCAATTCGGTGCCGTTGGCTCGCGGGCAAAGATCGATTGTCTGGCCTTTAGCATACCGAAGGCAGAGCATATCCTCTGGTCCTTTGAGGGGAAGTTGATTAACATGAGCAGCGCCGATCCGGATATCTACATATTCGAGGAGCATCATCTGCCCGAGGGCGTGCGTGCTGCACTGATCATCAAGGAGAGCCGATCGACGCATTATGGCAAATACAATTGCACCGTACTGAATTCGTATGGCGGTGATTCGCTGATGATTACACTTGTTCCCGAACCGGGCAGCATACCCGTTGTCCTCGTCGTCTTGGGATCGATCTCAACGGTGGCCATTGTGCTGCTGATCGTGATGATTGTGATCGTGTATGGCAAGCGACGCAGTCGCAAGAAGCCAATGCCAGCCGATGTTATACCGGAGGCATCGCGTGGCGGCGATAAGCTCAACGAACTGAAGAGCGAACTGCGCTCCAAGGCCTACGATGTGGAGTACTCCGAGGCGGGCAACGATGGCCTCGCCATCAATCTCACCCAGACGCCAATGCCGGATGTGCAAATGAAGGGCGCCACCTTGGGTGTTCCACTCGCTGGTCCCGTTAAGTTCGACGAACGCTTCTCGGGCGATTATGGCGAGCGTTACAATCGCCAGTGTCACATCAAGAATCTGAAGAATCAACAGGAGCAGGCCTACAAGGAGAGCACCACCAATGGCTATGCGCCGTACTTTGAATACGCTCTCGACTACAGTCCGCCCACCGACAGTGGCAAGCCGAAAGCCGGCGGCGTCGGTgtcggcggtggcggtggcggtggcatcAACTCAGCCACCTTGCCCCACTATGCAGCCAATGTGGCAACCTCAGCGGCTGGCGGCGGTGGTGTTGTCACATCGACCACCATGGGCGGAAGTGGGGCCAGCTTGCCACGCAATCAGCGTCACGAGctgcaccagcagcagccacagacATCGCAGGCCAACGGATTTCTGGGTAAGTTTCAAAACCAACAAAAGAACTAGTTCATTAAACTAGTTCAACACTGACTACATTCAACTTATAGCCTTGAGAATGATTATTTTCCATAATAGTTTGAATAAGCTTCTTAAATTATCTGTGAAAAAGAATTGCTTCAAAAGAACTAGTTCCAtctcatattcatattcttaTATAAAATGCGAAAGCAAGCTTAggatagaaaaaaaaactaccaAAAATAGAttacgaaaaaaacaaatacagtCAAATTTGGAAATCAGAACtataaagaaaatcaaatacagAAAACGCTCCCAATTCAAAAAAACACTTTGCTTTTAAAGTAATTCTAATTTccaacaaatattgaaatatctTGACAATGTTTTTTACCCAACATGGAAAAAagcctttaaaaaaaatgtttaatgaaatttgtgttttaattttatttttgatttcattgcatttaacaaaaataagtaaCTTAAACTAAACAATTCAGTGCAATACATGTAACACACTCAAAgtacttaaaaaaaacataaatttaattttgtggcatgttcaaatattaaagaatatCAATTCGTTAGCTGCTACTGCGTTTTGTTCTTCAAATAAGTTACCTAAAAGAACTACTTCTTCAACGATTACACTCTTAAGATAACATTAATTAagattgttaaaaaaaaactagttcCAAAACCTGagtcatttttttgtttaggtTTGTTCAACAAATTCCTTTTAAAATATGAGCAAAATAAGCTAAACTAGTTCCAAAACATGAGTCATTTTTAtgatattcaattaattaggTTTGTTTAAGAGATTCCTTTCAATAagttaaaatcaaaacatgCCGGAACTAGTTCAAGAACTAGCTTGGCTAATCGTTACAACTAGTTCTTAATTCAACTATGCGAACAAATCGATTAATCATTGTTCTCTTTtctcctcgctctctctctctttttaggTCAACCGCTGTTGCAGAACGGCATCGATAGTCGCTTTAGCGCCATCTACGGCAATCCGTATCTACGCACAAATTCATCCATTTTGCCACCGCTACCGCCGCCGAGCACCGCCAATCCAGCGGCCACGCCCGCCCCACCGCCCTACCATGCTGCCCGGCATGCCAACAGCAACGGGGGCCTGAAGCACTTCATTGGCAGCGGCTACGGGGCGAGTGCCAGCCTCAGCATGGGTTCTGCAACCGGAACCGGAGTCGGCggtggagttggagttggagtcggtGGCGGAGTTGGAGCTGGGAGCAGTGCGAGTGGCGGACCTGGCAGCGTCAGTGGCAGCAGCTCCAATTTGACGGCGAGCAGTAATACGCTGGCGGCCACGCCTCTCACACAGCCCTCGCTCTGCGGTGGCCCCTTAGGaggcgtgggcgtggctgggTCACAGCAGAGTGCACAAAGTCCCTCCGGGCAGTTCATACTGCCCACCAATGGCAAGGGCGTTACACAAAAGGGGCCGCTGGCCACGCATGTTTAAGCGAGTAGCGGAGccggaactggaactggaactcgAGACGGAGCCGGAACCGGAACCGGAACTGCAATTGGAGCTCGCATTAGCCGAGTGTAGCGCATATTTATTCgatctgtatttgtatttgtaatgtCTAGACTCTAGACTCCCCCTAGGAAACTAAGCGCAGTTCTAATGTgtgtgtaatattttttttttgtttttttttcgaacaTAATTCgatcatatataaaaaaaaccgTATTGTGATTTATAGCgttaattattttatggcaaactcaagcaaagaaaacatttaacaagaaaatgcaacaaaaaaaaagaaacgaaaaaaaaaacaaatcgaatgaaaacgaatatgaaaatgaaaagagaaaaacagaaaaaaaaaaaaacagtcagtaaggcaaatatatatatatatatatatagtgcaAATTTTAAGATCGATGAGATTATCGATtgaacaaatgaaatgaaatctaTATCAATTATCGAAAACGTATCGAAATGCGAAACTTGAAAAGTTCATTTTAACCGCGAGTTGAAAGCAAAACCACAAAACATTGCAAACtattcacaaaacaaaaacgaaaaacaaattataatatgaaaaaaaaataaataaataaatgaacataaataataatattgccTGTAGTTAGTTCCAAAGTAAAACGCAGCAGCATCCGCAACATTTTCTAAGCcaaaatttattacatttttagaCTTACAAAACGGACTAAAATACATGCTAGAAAATACTTCAAAACGACTGCGGCAAAAGCcgttgttattattacaatttggTCAAGTTACGGCACTGTATAAAATGAACTAGTTCCAAGTCAAATATAatccaacacaaaaaaaataagaatctTGTAAGGatctaaattaattatttcactGCCcaatatctttattttttttctttatgtttacGTATATTATCCGATTGTTATACAATTTTCGACAAAAAGGTCTCTTAACTACCACCCAAATtcattacagggtatacagTGTATCAGCTTGACCGAATTGCGATAGCACAGCGTCAATGTGAAACCATTTCAATTTTAGCCACTAAGACATAAAacctaaaataaattatgtatttatatgtaaattacaaattgatatattacatatctatatacgtatatatatcaTAATGTATATGgatcgtatatatatatagcgcATTTGTGTATGTAGGCCAGATGGTTTAACGCTTAACTTAATTTACTAAATAGCTGTAAAAGAAaagtaatgaaatatttaatcgTAATTCGAtatacatacgagtataagtagtacataaaaaagaaaacaaaattatatatatatatatacatatatatctacataAAAGCAAGTGTAATACactgcaatttttttttctgcatagtaaaaatacacaaaaaagtaaaattagaataagaatttaaacattttaaacataatCTAGAAaccgaaatgaaaacaaaacagcttaGCGAAATTTGTAAAACATATTTGAGAGATCtaccaaaaaaggaaaacaacaaaagaaaccaaaaaaaaaaaaaaatatgaaaaacatcaacaactgaaattattgtaaaaacaaattttaaagcataaaaatgaaaacaaacaaaaaaatatataatgaaagaaaaaaacgaaatgctGCCTTATGATTCCTTGTGAAATTTGTTGGGTTCTTAAATTACTTGTGTATTTAAGCcaatactaattaaattttttttattaaatatatattaatatatagaaatatattaatacaagTCTAGTGAATGAAAGTCGCTTTAAACGTTTAttgtttaaactttttaaCTAGATGACGAtgctatttgatttttgttgtgctaTTTGCAGAGCTTTTACGTAAGTTCATAAGGAGGTAATGAATcgaaaagtttaaataaaaaaagaagaaaattaaaaaattaacattaataaaaagtaaaagaaactTTTGGGTAAAATGTCAAGCGATTCAATTAAAAGTTCAATTAAGTGCAGAGAAAgaaatacaattacaaaataataaacgtcaaatgaaaaaaaaaatatatcgaaaagaAATCCTATTAAGCCAAGTAAATATGATAATTATACATTACGAAATATGCATGTGAAATGCAAGTAAAGTTaaagcaaatagcaaatgaTAAGAATGAGATGCAAAAAGTTTGTAGAACAACAAAGCAGAAGAACTAAGCAAAGTGTGAAATTTCGtgtaatatgaaaattaattcaattaaaacctAAGTCAACAAACTCAAAttagttgaaataaaaacctaaaatgaaataaaactcAAGCTATTGGTAATTTTACGCAATTACATTACAGGGTATGTACGGGTCGAATATTAAACAACTGCTTCGTAACAGGGTATTTGCAAGTCGACTTCGAGTATCGTCCACCGAAAATGATTGCGAAACCAATGTTTGATTGGGATTATCCATTTTATGTGATCTACAGAGTTCCCTAGTGACTGAACCAGTTCAGTAGTTCAAGCGTGAACTTGTTCTGAACTAAACGACAACAATTTTAGCTGTCATAGCCGGAGCAGATCGTCGCACCGTCGCGCaatgaaaaaaggaaaaaacaagtatttaatttttgcagccattttgaaattgaaaagaaataacGACACagccaacatcaacaacaactacaacaacagcagcaacaacaagaatgcaAGCCAGCCCAGCGACGCAGGCGCAGTAGCTGTCGCTGAGAGCACGATCTGCGCTCTCTAAGGAGCACCACCAAAAAGTAAAGAGTAATGTTTGTTCGCTCAATCAAACAGGTTAGTAAAATGCTTTATTGTACTGAGTGGTTAAGTCAATGggtttcaaaatatgttttcagTAGCAATTCtgtattttctaaatttgaagtaagtataatttaaatgtgaattaaattaatattaattccTGACTCTGAACGTTGCAACTTGCAAGCGACACTGTAATATGTTGCTTACAGTGTCCCAACGCGGCGCGCATTAACTTAAGCAGCGAGCATATTACTGCTCTATCATACACTACTGTGTTTGCTCTCACTTATGAGCGCGCGTTGAGCGTCCGGTTTGCAAATGGATCTCGGCTCACTGTGGCCTGTTCGGAGAGCGCAAAAGAGCGCGAAATAAGAGAGCGTGAGCGCAAGAGCGTAAAGAGGAGAGAGCCGGTTatcatcgtcgttgtcgttgtcttttTCCGGGGTTCAGGCAAAGCGACGCTCGTGAGCGCGGCTCAAAGTGTTGCGAGTCGTGAAACGAAACGGATATCGAGGCGGACAGTCTGCATGAGCAGTCagcacaaattgcaattgcatgggatattttttttttgtttgagtgCCTCGCttcaattgtgtgtgtgcatgtctgtgcgtctatgtgtatgtgaagTGCAAAAGCGACGCAAAATTTAACTCGCACCACAGGcaaagaaacgaaaacaacaacaacagcatcgagAGCAATTcaaagaggcaacaacaatatggcGTTTAATGCCGCCGCATGCGAAAATGTGCAGCATGCGAATGCGTTGCGGCGACTAATATAATAATCGCTATCGCGTTCGGTATCGGTATCGTCTAACGCTCATCGTCAtcgaaatattcaaatattctttttttgattattttttttgtccaCGTTGTGTGGTGTCctctgtgtttttgtgttcgtTCTGTGCATGTGCAAACAAATCAAGTAAAAGCTAATTTCGCGATAGTGAGATAGAGAAAAGcacagaaacaacagcagcaacaacaacaacaacgcgacTCCAATACGCATTTGCGTATATGTGTTTAAgtgtcagtgtgtgtatgtgagcaAAGGAAGCAACGCGTTCTGTCTTTGTCTTCTACAGTCGATCAATTTCAAAGTTAGTTGCGGTTGCGCGTGGAAATGTCGCCGTCGCCAGCGTCGACGTCGGCGTCGCTGCATACAACCAACGGCAACGGGCGGCCCTTAATTGTTCTATTCGCTTGGCtgcaaaatacataaaagtgCATTAGGAATTAcacaagaaaatataaaagagaaaagaaacaaaaataaaaaccccAAAGTCAAAgtgagacaacaacaacaaaactgcatacataaaaattacaacacATACTTCTACACAACTACCATAACAAAATCAACgactagcaaaaaaaaactcaaatcaTAAAAACGCAAATCTTAAACTGGATTACAATGCAGTTACAGCGCAGCAGACGTCGCTGTCGCGTCGCCGCACACAGAATTTGGATTAACGAAATGCTTGCGGGCGtcgcgctgctgctgctggcgcttGCTAACTTAAGCTGCGCACAAGCGACGGGTAAgtgtaatattaaaaacaaaaaaaaaaacgcaaagtACATGCATtctaaatgcaaaacaaagaataaagcataaaacaataatcgaatcaaatacaataatattttttatatttttttttttgcatgcatTTTGAATTCGTCTGCATTTTCGTTCACTCGTTTTCGTTTCCCTTTCTATTTGCCTCTCGTATTCCTTTTCGCCTCGCTGTTCGTTGCTGTCGCTCCTGTGTGCGCCTGCTTGCCATGCCTTGCCTGCGCTCTCAGAGCACGGACAGGTGGTCGCTggatcgctctctctctctgggctGCGCACGCTCTTTCGCTCGCATTGTGCATGCTtgccctctctctgtctgccttGCTCAGATTTCTGTGTGCGCAGCTTGagcatatttttgttgttgtatttgtattgtattttaccGTCGGCAgcctttcgtttcgtttcatgcCATTTTGTCTCATTGCGATATGTACACACGGTTTGCTgtgctctgctgtgctgtatgtgtgtgtatgacaGTTGACACTGTTATACTTGCTAGcatattatttcttttgtcAACTTCCTGTAGTTCAGCtctcgatgtcgatgtcgatgtcactgctgtctctgtctttggGCTTTTGTGTGTGGACCCCCAATAATAATTAGTCTCACTTGTCAAACTTTTGTGCGTCGCTATTTGCACTCACAAcacaaagagagcgagacacagagagagagagagaggaacaACTTCACTCCAAATCGAGCTCTAGAGGGTCTGGGTCTGGGGGTCTGTAGAATATGCAGACATCATGCatgaaaatacaatatttgcatatgcGCCCCTTGTCTAATCATTGTGTCAACAGTCGTCTTCTTACTTATACACATACAAAGTGTGTGTACTTAGGTGTaggtgttgtagttgtatctACTCTCATTGCCCTTACAAACTTGTTAAACTTTCCaggaattataaaaaaaaaacaccttATTTTTCACTggaatacataaaaaaaaagaaacgaaggTAATATTATCGGCCATTAGACGACGTTCCTTTTTTTATGGACACAGCGCGATATGTGAATTAAGCAGAAATATCTTTAATCTAATGATGCCTTACGTTGAAAGCTAAATTAATCATTCCCAGCTCAGTTTAAATGCCACAAACCCGATAGCTCTGACTTGCTGTGGCAAAtctagttttttgttgttgttgttacatttTGCATCATATTTGTCGCTTTTAGCGATTTCCTCGACTCGGTTTCCTTCATTAGCCCCCGTTCACCTAGCGACCGATCGTCTATGATATTGACAGCGCTGAACGTTTTGCATATCAGATCCGCTCTCCATTAAGGCGCCATTAAATGCTGCGACAAATTAGTGGCAACCAAAAGGAGCAAGACAAcagatgaaaaaaaaaggtagACGTAAAGCGACTTTCccattcattttcattcacatTGACATTTAAGCTCGGCTGTTTAATATTATGCATAatcgacaacaaccacaacaagtTGGTAACATTTgcatgcattttaataatttacgcCCGGCATTGAAGCAGAAGAGAACCACGCCCCGTTGGCGCAGCATCTTGGAGAGCATTCAACTTTCGCTTGGCGTCTCTCagattttttgttgcttggtgctgctgcagctgacaAATCATGTTGCTTCCCCCCTCACCAGTTTGGAGCCTGCTGGACTTGAGCGTAACGGTTTTTCTGTAGCGAGCGGCTGCAACCACcgaaacagcaaaaaaaaatatatatatataatgaaaaggaaaaaaaccaCCGAGCGAAAAGCGACAGCTGCCATACAGAGTTAGAGGgatctcaacaacaacaacaagaacaacaacaacaaacgacacTCTGCTGTGttcctgtgtgtgtgcaactgcAACCCCTAAGCATATTGCACAGGCGCGTCCTTTTTACTGTTTGCTCTGCTGATCAAATTACGGATAAACAGCAGGGCGAACAAAACAGAGACAGCtacagacagagagcgagagagtgagcgGGATAACACATGCTACCTCTCTACCTAGGCACATACACGAGACACGACGATCCGCACCGAAGCGATCCGAAGTCGAGCCGAACCTCGCTCGCAGCCACAAAACAAGTTCTCCGTCTACTTTTGTATCGCGTCGTTCGTATTTTCAATGTCGCGCATTCTCCCTGTTGTGCCTGCACTTTTAGCCAGCAactgcaaaagtatttcctgtctgctgctgccttttctctcttctctgctcttctctgctctgcttctgcttctcctCTATCCTTATCCTTAGCCGAACTGTGCGCACCCTAAAAAACATTCAACATTTCTTGACTCTGCCCCGAAATGTGCTCTTCCCGAAAATTATTGTAAGTCACGCACATACAAAACTGGCTGCTAGATCTTCTCCTTAATTATCCCAGTTTGCCGTTGATTTCGGCATATGGGAATTATAAATAACGATAGTGTCTTGCCCATAGGAAAATCATATATGTACACGTAATTCCAATGCGACCCGTAGAGTGCAAAATTAGCTAAGGGATCGTTAATGATGCCCCAGTAATCGTAATAACAGCTATAAGATTAAGGAAAGCAGTTTcatatattttgagattaaagTAAACTTGATTTCCATTCTTTAATTAAAGAGGAAGTTTAGATGAAGCTATAAGAATGAATAAGCAAACTGTAGAACtgtataaagaaatatttaggTTTTTAAAATctagaaaatacattttgtattgcaacattgttgccaaaaaagaaaagcatcAAAATGCTTGCTGATTAAGTTCTTGATACCCAACACATGTCAACACTTTGACTTGCTTGAAATCGAGTAAAGCTTATAATATGTAGATGAAAGTAAAGCAGGTAAAAAACAATGTCGAGgccaagaaagaaagaaagaaagaagacaTAAGTGTTTTAAGCCTTTCTTTTGATTCACACAATTAGTCTGGATATAATTAAGTGCCTTCCGGCGATAACCGAGTCTCAACGCAACACAGGAGCGCAATGGAGCAATGTCAACTTGTGTGAAAGTTGTTGCCCAATTGAAGCCTGTCCGTCTTTTTGGCCGTCTTGTTGCCTGCTTGAAtatcatcagcagcaaaggcgatggagttgttgttgtccgttCCCCCCCTCCTCGAGACTTCTTCTCT
This region includes:
- the LOC133849392 gene encoding irregular chiasm C-roughest protein → MLPYRQPLLTLLLLATLLVLPNATLAKSKKGNKSNQNSHYSDSSSSSSGSSNSNNNAGNSDETTKIKGHGDGGQHFAMEPQDQTAVVGSRVTLPCRVMQKVGALQWTKDDFGLGQHRNLSGFERYSMVGSDEEGDFSLDIYPLMLDDDAKYQCQVGPGPQGEQGIRSRFANLTVLVPPEAPKILQGDYLVTTEDREIELECVSVGGKPAAEITWIDGLGNVLTAESFFEPLADSRRVTTKSVLKLAPKKKYHNTTITCQAQNTADRTYRSAKVLLEVKYAPKVSVSVVGGALAEGRILEGSEVILGCQADANPHEVNYRWFINDELMTGDFTTKMIIHNVTRQYDEAIVKCEVVNAVGKSEETETLDISYGPVFRQRPASKEADLGATVTMRCEVAGNPAPKIEWISENSDRVVGNSPELKIKVSSNTAGRYFCKATVEGFSEIGAEATIYVKRAPIITSQKVQFGAVGSRAKIDCLAFSIPKAEHILWSFEGKLINMSSADPDIYIFEEHHLPEGVRAALIIKESRSTHYGKYNCTVLNSYGGDSLMITLVPEPGSIPVVLVVLGSISTVAIVLLIVMIVIVYGKRRSRKKPMPADVIPEASRGGDKLNELKSELRSKAYDVEYSEAGNDGLAINLTQTPMPDVQMKGATLGVPLAGPVKFDERFSGDYGERYNRQCHIKNLKNQQEQAYKESTTNGYAPYFEYALDYSPPTDSGKPKAGGVGVGGGGGGGINSATLPHYAANVATSAAGGGGVVTSTTMGGSGASLPRNQRHELHQQQPQTSQANGFLGQPLLQNGIDSRFSAIYGNPYLRTNSSILPPLPPPSTANPAATPAPPPYHAARHANSNGGLKHFIGSGYGASASLSMGSATGTGVGGGVGVGVGGGVGAGSSASGGPGSVSGSSSNLTASSNTLAATPLTQPSLCGGPLGGVGVAGSQQSAQSPSGQFILPTNGKGVTQKGPLATHV